GAATCAAACCATTGGAAGAAAGAACTCATTTCCCTAAATCAATTGCTCATTAATATCAGTTATCAACAAAATTATAAAGTATAGCTCCCAACcaaaatagttaaaataaaagTCATTACAATTACCTTTCAAGTACCACATACTAACAGTTTATTAACGGTCGTATCAATTTGAGACATTAATCAAACGTGAGAGTTTAATTAATACTTATGTAAGCTTCAGGATTTAATTGTAAAAATTGATAAACTTTAtggtttttttttataattaaacctAATTTAGAGTATCTAATATGACTTTTTCAATAATGATATAACAGCTAATGTAAAATTCCTGTTAAGCATACTAACAGTTTATAAATGATCTAGTCAATTTGAGGCATCAATCAAACATGAAAGTTTAATTGACAATTATATaaatttagaatttaattataaaaatcgatGAACTTcagattttttttataattaactctAATTATTAATACATTGAAATATAATTATAGGTGACATTAGAGGGcttcattaattattaattaaaagccTCTTACATTCGCACAGAGAACAAGCTAGCCCCGGTATACCTCAAAGCATATGCTAAATTATTCACTCATGAgatgaatttgattaaaaaaaaaaaacatgaaatAATAGTTGGGACTTATATTTTAACAGTTTCAAGAGCTATTTTCCCACTCTGGAAGCATTCGAAGTTGATAGCAGCATAATTTTTAAGCTTCCTATACTGTTGTGGCCTTTTTTCATCAATCAAACCTTTTACCGGTTCTATCTCTACTTCTGCATTTGGCAAGTGGAACACTGCCAGGGATATCCTATCATTCTCTGAACTTGTTGATACCCTGTGCAGAGGGCTCTTGAAGATTCCATTACTCATTACCTGCATCAAATTTTCATGATAATTACAAATGCTTTATTGAATAGAACTGATTAAACCTTCTAATAATTATAAACAATcatttgattttaaattatatattctaATCTTTAAATTAAAAGCGATTGTAGCGAAAtttcaaaatgaaaattttttttattaaatatatcagGAAAAATTTAATAAGACCATATCTAACTAAACTAAGTCAATAGACCAACCTGCTTCAcatgattaattttttaaatcacGAGTAATTATAACCAAACCTCAAAATCAATTTgaaaaaatttacattttatcGCTTTGACTATAATTCTTTTAAATCATAAAAGTTAGAATATATGTATCTAAATGTTAAaacttataaatataattatcaattagCAAAAAGATTTATCCTTTTCTATCCTATTACTCATTATCTGCatcaaaattttcaaagttaAAGATAATAAAAATTCGCTTATTTCTTTCAACTATTAATATcaatttagaaattgaatcattCAATAATACTGTTATGTCATTTGTGGGTTGGAATTTTGTCATTTAGTGTTGAACCAACAGGAAATTTTAGCCGGCTAAGGTCACAAAAACcgctgttttttttttaattgcagtAAGATAATATCACGAACCATTATAAAATAACTTATTATATTTggaatttatcattaatttatttattaatcttAATTTGATTCTAATGAAGGATTGGCTGTCTTCATCTAGAATAGTCGCTTGTTAATATCGCTTATTAAAAAAAAGATTTGTAATATCAAAATTTCCATTACCTGCATCTGATCCCCGGCATTGACGACAAGAGCATGAGGGAGTATTGGTACTCTATACCATTGATCATCTTTGAACATTTGAAGACCTTCCACTTCTTGGTCTTGTAAAAGAATGGTTATAACAGATCCATCCGAATGAGCTTTAACTCCAAGAACTGAGTCTGGCCTTGGACATACAGGATAGTAATTAAATCTTGCTGCCATGACTTCTTGATCCCCATATTGTTTCAAGAAGCAATCCTCCTCTAAATTTAATGATCTTGCCATGGCCTTAAGGAGAAGCTCCACCATCAGCTTCATTTTCACCGAATACTCATCCAATACTTCTCTGCAAGATTTTCAGCAATCTCATATATAGATCAGTGACAGTGTCAAGAATATTCTGATAAAGAGCTCCTAGATTTTCTAAACTGAAGTCCAAAACTGGGTGAAACGAAAGAGATGGATCCATAACCATAACTAGTACTAACGAGTTTTGGCTTGGAGATAATGGAGTCATCTCTAGGATTTTGAAATCGAAGATTCGAATGCTAATCAAAGTCTGATCAATCCAAAAATAAACTTAAATAGTTCGAGAATAGAGCTTATTCAGTCGAATTTAATATTAGAATTAGCAAGTACCTAAATTCAGTTGGGTTGGTAGGCCAAAGGTGATGCTTTCTCGAGTCCTGTGGGATTAGATTAAGGAAGAGGCGATCACACCAGTCATAAACTTGCTTATCAGAAAGAACTGGGTCGTTTCCATAGCCTTCAATGTCGTAGGATGCACGAGCATACTTGACTTTCTCATTTGTTGGAAGTGCAAAGAACTGTTTTGCAACATCCCGTATTTTGTCGAGGAATGAACTCAAAATCCCATGTCCTACAACCTACAGTGAtttgttaaattaataaagaaaaatcaatttcttGGAAGGCACTGCAGGATGAAAAGGGGGAAAAAGATTGACCTGGAAGCAACCCCAAGAGCTGAGAGCTGATTTAAGTTTTCCAAGCACTTCTGCAGAAGATAGTAGACTGAGATCGATGACAGGAATGGAGGCTGATGGAGGAGAAGGATTGGGAAATTCTTTGACAATATACCTTGGAGGTGGCTCATCACCATCTATAGACATTTCTTGCACATACTTTGACAGAGATTCATTGGAGCTCACAGGTGCTTCCACTACTTCAGACATGATGATGGTTCAATTCCAATTCCAAAACACAAGTGAAAGATTTATTACAGGACATGTATATCTAGTTAAGAATGATGTATAGGGAATATTAGATGCATATGAGCACAGGTTATGCCTCTGAAATAACGACATTTCaagttgagaacttggagacttttattttatttttgtcaaTTACAAGGACAGCcgatacaaaaattttaaaagtttttctTTTATCAGATTCTGTTGCTCTGGAGAGGATGGACAGATTAATTGATTTTTCAATTGTCCTGATCTTAACAATTTGGAGAGATGCTTATTCTTCAAGTAATTAAAACTTTATTAAGATAATTGAGAATATATATTACATGAAACAGCACAGCCAGCGATAcattattcatatatatatatatatataaacaaataattttattaaaatattagaattcaggaAAAACCTGAAAACGCAGAGCAAAAGACCAAAACCAAGACCAAACAACAGAAGATCTGAAAAGGACCAAAACCAAAGAAAAACCAGATCCCAAAAGACGTTATTTACATGAGGGAGCACTGCTGTACATTATTCACCATATAATATAATAAGCAGAGGATTGGAAAGAAGCcatgaaattaaatattaaaactctGAGGATTTTAGGTTAATTTGAATATCTCCAATGGTGCCTTTCCTTGAGAGATGCTGTCATACCAATGTTTACGATAATTTTTGAGTCTCCTGTACTGTTGTGGTCTATTTTCATCAATCAAACATTGAACTGGTCCGATCTGTACATCGTATGGGGGCCCCTGGAACACCGCCAGCGTGATCCTCTCCTTCTTTGATTCCACCATATGCATTGGGCTCTTGAATATTCTATTACTTATTAACTGCATGAAATTAATTTGCACCATATTATTTTCATTCAATACCCTCCAAAATcatatatgaaaaataatttgaCTGGCAAATGCTGTCTATTAATTCTTATAAATCGTCTCCTAATAGACAATTTATAGTGTTCAATAAACATAATATTTAGAGAAGTTTTTAAAAGTGAATgacttaaaattatatataattgtaaaaattttagaatataacAATTATATGGTAATGTTTTTTTATTATAACTATTGATAATGACAAGTTTCATATGAATCTATttataattaatgataaaaaattattattatacatattattgaattaaatgattCTTTTAAATATACCTCAATATCCCTCTATGTATTTTATAATCtactaaatattaattttttttgagcTCATAGTTACTTCTCTCAATAATGACATTTTTAATAATTGAACTTGAATTTTCTCTTTAAGAGCACTAAGATCTATCACTGCACTCATcacttattaattaattactgcactcaataaataaaaagagaaaaatgtaaaggaaacTATGTAACTCATTTGTTAGTCATGTTTCGTTTACACTATGTTTGGaaactttttagaggggaagaaaaataaagaagggaaaataaagaacgaaaataaaaattattttacttcCCCTTATTTGGATTGAGAGAGGAAAATATTGGAGGGAAAGTTGTTTTATGAGTAATAAAATTACAACTTTACccctaaatttaaaaataaaaactataaaatataaaattatatttataattttaagtattttcctcttttttttttcccattttgaaaagaaaatagaaaatgacaaaacatttttattttttttacaaattttcCTTCCTTCCTTATTTTTCTACTCAATCCAaacaaaaacaataaaaaataaagttattttcccctcatattttctttcctctcttaGTTTCCTCCCTTTCCAAAACAGTGTTAAATTCAGACATAATAAGGTTAGGTTTGGATTAGAATTCGCTGTTCCtgttttattattgttattatttgggTTTTTTTTTGGAAGCTGTCCTAGATTGATAACTCATTTATTTTTCAACCTTTATATGCACCTAAGCTATCAATCAGCCGCAAAAACATGACAATCTTTGACCTGCAATCGACATTTCTTTCAAGATTTTTTTACCTGCATCTGATCGCCGACATTGACAACTAGAGCATCAGGAATTAAGGGAACCCTAGACCACTTACCATCTTTCCGAACGTGGAGGCCTTCCACCTGTTTGTCTTGTAGAAGAATTGTTACTCCTGATCCATCTGGGTGAGGTTCACTGATGTAACCAACTAGCACCCATGAAATGTATTTACCAATTTTGTTCACAAGCTGTTACTCACATGGGTTCACATTTGAACAGCTAGAAGACTTTTGGATTAGCCTTACGTGTGCAAACATCAAGCACTAACACAATAGCAAAAATTCcaaaattgtgtaaaatcaacttacaaattcAATCATTGGAACCAAATTTATATGTATTTTAATCCAATATCCAATCGTTGGATAAAATTTTTGCGGCCGCGCTATGCCGATTTGTGCATTCAGTTTGATTGGATtacattaatttattttcaatttaattatttgttactttaattaaatacattattttaaattatggtcGTTTTGTTGGCAAAAACCAGTAATTAACATTCATATATAAACCTGCCATGCGGGACTGGTTGGAACTTTGATATCAACTATCCTAGCCACCTAAAAAAAAATCTAGCCGCCCTCCTTCCcctcttaattatttttttcttttattaaatttttttaacagAATATTTGTTTAATGATTACATTGTTCATATTCATCCAAAATCCTATTAAGTTTGCCGGCGGCACATGCTAtccaaaataaaataataataataattattattattattaaatttaataattacatTGTTCGTATTCATCCAAAATCCTATTAAGTTTGCCGGCACATGCTAtccaaaataaaataataataataataataattattattattattattttattttggaTAGCATGTGCCGGCAAACTTAATAGGATTTTGGATGAATACGAACAATGTAATCATTAAACAAATATTctgttaaaaaaatttaataaaagaaaaaaaataattaagaggGGAAGGAGGGCTAATTATTATGGCTAGGACGGAGGAGATCTCACAGTCCTTACTAATTATAATTTACAACAAAATGTTTACAACAAAATGTTTGCAACTGCATGATATCAACTAATTATAATTTAACTCCATGTTTTTTAACATCCAGTACAATATT
Above is a genomic segment from Hevea brasiliensis isolate MT/VB/25A 57/8 chromosome 17, ASM3005281v1, whole genome shotgun sequence containing:
- the LOC110671433 gene encoding protein SRG1-like gives rise to the protein MSEVVEAPVSSNESLSKYVQEMSIDGDEPPPRYIVKEFPNPSPPSASIPVIDLSLLSSAEVLGKLKSALSSWGCFQVVGHGILSSFLDKIRDVAKQFFALPTNEKVKYARASYDIEGYGNDPVLSDKQVYDWCDRLFLNLIPQDSRKHHLWPTNPTEFREVLDEYSVKMKLMVELLLKAMARSLNLEEDCFLKQYGDQEVMAARFNYYPVCPRPDSVLGVKAHSDGSVITILLQDQEVEGLQMFKDDQWYRVPILPHALVVNAGDQMQVMSNGIFKSPLHRVSTSSENDRISLAVFHLPNAEVEIEPVKGLIDEKRPQQYRKLKNYAAINFECFQSGKIALETVKI